The Lycium barbarum isolate Lr01 chromosome 11, ASM1917538v2, whole genome shotgun sequence genome contains the following window.
ACTCTATCAATAATATGTTCCACCAGAATCTTACAGCCTGTGTAGGTCCATTATACACAgacataagtggtgcactttttccctttttcttgcAGATCGTCTAACATATTGTCAATGCTATGACAGCTGAGAATTTAGCATCCACGTCTCTGAAGTTATCCACAATAAATCAATGTTTCATCCATGTACCATCTAATAATTTCGGTTAAAAAAAAAGAGGATATTTCTAATTCAAAAATTAACGATAAGGATAGTTGGAGTTCAATAGTTGGAAGGAGTGAtattttttatccaaaatttAACGTTAAGAACAATTGGGGTCCGATAAGTAGAAGAAAGGCAAATCTAAACTATTTTCAATACGTTAAGAGCAAATTTTATTCTATACCTTATTTTGAGCACAACCTATAAGCCTGTGCGTctatatttttgttttttatttggtCTAATCCTAGGCCTTTTATTCTAACATTGTCTTGTAGTGTACACTATTAGATTCAAATGAATAAAATGGAATAACATGAATAGTGAAGATTCATATTCAAGGAGGATTGTTGATGTCATCGCAGACCTCTTTAACCTTTCCAATGTAATGTGCTACGACCTTTGAATGACCCCAAAATTTGTGTCAATAGCCATTAGCTTTAGCTTTTTCATCCTGCTATGAATTGATTGTTCTTATACGGTCTACCGAAATCAGCCTCTCtatccaaggtaggggtaaggtttgcataCATTCTATCATCTCCAAAACattttgtgagatttcactgggtatgttgttggtgttggtgtaGCCATTAGCTATAAACTACATATTTTTGAAGGTTTTTGTTGTACTAGACCTGAGCCCAAGACCCTACAGCATTAAGCGAGGCTCTGATATCTGATACGTGGACAGCTAAAACCACAGATTACCAACTTGTGAAGGCACCAGCAAGACTGCATTATTTGAGTTACACTGAGGGCAGAGTAAAAATGTCTGTTTGCTGTAATTGACGTTGGTATCAGATGTATATTATCCAAATGAAGTTTCCTACTATGCAAGTTTTTGATTCCCTAGAGATTTGACAGTCAATTATGGTAATTTAATCTTGTTTCTGTAAACAGAATATATCCTGATTTACACTGATCTGCTTTCTCCTGTAATAATGAACTTTAATTAAGGAAACAAAAGTAGTAAAAAATCAAACTAGCATCTTGGCAATGGCACAATCTAACTTAAATCCTTGTTTGTGCAACACCACATTATTCTCTCCATATAGATGGTGATGACATTACAGGAACATAAAACAGGCAAGTTAATACATCAAGGAACACATTTGCTGCCATGAACTGCAGCTCTGGTAAACACATTCGCCCTCAGCAGTCGGCAAGGTATAAAACAGCCCAGAAAACCTCAGTACTGAGAACTGAAAAACATAGAATTTGCACTTTGCCTTGATTGTTTTGATGCTACTGGAACCGAACAAGAGAAGAAATATACAAGTTTCACTCGAAAATGCTTTCTTAAAGCATTTATAGACGCGACTGAATTTCTAAGCATGAGAAATATTCAACTACCAACAATCAACATAACACTGAAGTAAGGGGAAACATAATGCAACCCAACTATACAGGAGCATTTCAGGTTTACATAATTAATTGCCGCACGAGAGGCTAAAAGGGAATATATCAGTAAATTCCCATTAAATATATCTATATACGCACCATTTTACAAGAATTTTTCTATGCAGGTGGTTAGCGTTGATTTAGGAACTGCACCAATGACTGCATCTTTCTTCTCTCCATTCTTGAATATCATCACAGTTGGGATGCTTCGGATTCCAAATTCGGTTGCTGTCGATGGACTTTCATCTGTGTTCAGCTTGTAGAATTTAAGCTTGCCAGCATATTCCTTTGCTAGTTCATCAACGACGGGATGGATCATTCGGCACGGACCACACCACGGAGCCCAAAATTCAACCAGAACAGGTACATCAGACTCAACTACAAGTGACTTCCATGTTTTATCATTAACAGCACCAACTGCAATTACCGAGAACTGTTTAAACCAGCAAAAGATACTGACAATGATGGGAATTCTACAAAAGCAATGCTTTCTAGACGAGAGATATTTTGTATCAGGCTAGTAACACAGAAACAGAAAACAGAGAAACACTTCATAATCTACCAGACAAGGAAGCTCATGTATCATATCTTTTTAGAACATACCCAGTTGTAATCCCACAagcggggtctggggagggtggtgtatacgcagccttacccctaccttgggaaggtagagaggttgtttccgatagattGTCGACTCAAGTAAAGCATGTCATATCTTTTCACTATATTAAGTCCACTAAAGAGCAAATTTGACAACATAGAATCCCATTTTCCAAactaagcatgattaatataatTGGTGCAACATCAATTATGAAGCTTAAAACACGGTGAAAAATGAAGCTTCTGCAAGGCGAAAGGAAGTACTGACATACCAAACTATGTCTATTCCCTAAGATCTGAAGTAGCTTCACGACTAACTCATCAGTATCTAACAGGTGTAGTTCAAGTTGGTAGCACTAAATTTAGTAAAGAGTGCCTCATCACGAGCAACCAATATTCAATGAATTCCTagcagctttttttttttttttttgataaagcaAGATTTAACAATGAATTCTTAGCAGCTAAGTGAAACTGTGAAAGTAGCAAAGCTTTCTGGGAATTATACCATGGAGGCCCTATGATATCTTTTACCACTTAATTGGGCTCATTGTCTTGACATACTAGTTCCCTTTTATAAAGTTATTAAGGACCACATACTAacatagtgttttttttttttttataaacagaAAATCCGAGAGCTAGGGGCGCACGGTTTGGAACTTAAAGGATAATAGGCCTGCCCTTTTagccttctccacttaaataccaggcTTTCGGCTGCGGAAGGGTTCGAACCCATGACGTGTGCCTAACATAGTATTTACGAGTTAGGGGTTATGGAAGACCGAGGGCAAGAGCTTAGCGCAGGGACCATTGCAGGGTGTCTTGGAGATATATCTGGTGGTTGTGAAAGGTGAAGGAGCACATGAAAGATGCTCCCAATTTTTTTGCATGAAGGATCTTTCAAACTTTTTTCTATGTTTTGCGTTCTCTTGTGTCCTCTCTTTTCTTTATGCAGAGCATCACAGCATTATTCTTGCCTCTAAGACTCCTATAGGACATCTAACACGAATAATTGACATTTTACTGGTGGTTTTCCTGGACAAGTTCCAGTTTTATTAAGAAAAATTAAATCAGTACATCTGAGAACTAATCCATAGTTTATTAGCTATGTCTCTGTGTAGAAATAAAATAGAAAACATACTCTGCTCTCAAATTTGCCAATGATCTCCACTA
Protein-coding sequences here:
- the LOC132616592 gene encoding uncharacterized protein LOC132616592 → MAGVLETITIPRASSVLHSPSLAPVTCSSFSGPLRSSVRFSQFSGLKIQPTPSSVSVTSSSKTIPRGRRIVSEAQNTALEVGAVNDKTWKSLVVESDVPVLVEFWAPWCGPCRMIHPVVDELAKEYAGKLKFYKLNTDESPSTATEFGIRSIPTVMIFKNGEKKDAVIGAVPKSTLTTCIEKFL